In Cellvibrio polysaccharolyticus, a genomic segment contains:
- a CDS encoding DUF6172 family protein — protein sequence MKKTFKLHIEGKNPDRVLEAIKHEVRKYVKRERNKALPQGVDYWTFDCKFGLTEADAEVVALSDITRRMDAVAAAGGDVFYVEILAAYGFRKPREDFGSEADNELIED from the coding sequence ATGAAAAAAACGTTCAAACTGCACATTGAAGGCAAAAACCCCGACCGCGTGCTGGAAGCCATCAAGCATGAGGTGCGCAAATACGTTAAGCGCGAGCGCAACAAAGCTTTGCCGCAGGGTGTTGATTACTGGACCTTTGATTGCAAGTTCGGCCTGACTGAAGCAGATGCTGAAGTGGTCGCTCTGTCTGACATTACGCGCCGTATGGACGCTGTTGCCGCCGCCGGTGGCGATGTTTTTTATGTGGAAATTCTTGCCGCTTACGGCTTCAGAAAGCCGCGCGAAGACTTCGGCTCCGAAGCCG